Below is a genomic region from Mesorhizobium sp. NZP2298.
CGCCTCTACCAACTGACGCTGTCCGGCTTTGTCGGCAATTCCTGCCGGCATCTGCCGACCTGTTCCGAATACGCGCATGAGGCGATCGCCCGCCATGGCCTGTGGGCCGGTGGCTGGATGGGCCTTTTTCGCGTGCTGCGTTGCGGGCCCTTCGGCACGCACGGCGTCGATTTGGTGCCGGAAGTGCTGGCGGATCGTTATGTCTGGTTCATGCCCTGGCGGTACTGGCGGATCGGCCGCAAGCGCGCCGAAACGAAGGCATGACCGCGCCGTCTCGGGCGCGCATGTTTACGATCCGGTAGGGTTAACGCAAGCCTGCACAAAGACTGCGCATTTGAGACAAAATCGAGACAAGAGACCTCGCTAAGCCCGCTCGCGA
It encodes:
- the yidD gene encoding membrane protein insertion efficiency factor YidD, giving the protein MHDPHGHAHTARPPGRGRNWPGPWRKTPGRLFGTSLVRLYQLTLSGFVGNSCRHLPTCSEYAHEAIARHGLWAGGWMGLFRVLRCGPFGTHGVDLVPEVLADRYVWFMPWRYWRIGRKRAETKA